Proteins co-encoded in one Prunus persica cultivar Lovell chromosome G6, Prunus_persica_NCBIv2, whole genome shotgun sequence genomic window:
- the LOC18773557 gene encoding putative UDP-rhamnose:rhamnosyltransferase 1, translating into MSTSTTMSSTTEPKKLHIAVFPWLAFGHIIPFFEVAKHVARRGHKVSFISTPRNIQRLPKIPQHLTPLINLVQIPLPRVENLPENAEATMDVPYHIIPYLKIAHDGLEQGISNFLQTHKPDWIIHDFAPHWLPPIASSLGISRAHFSIFNASTLCFIGPTSPEGLDRYGVRTLPEHFTVPPEWIPFPSNLVFRSFEAKKLFDATKQNASGVSDLFRVQSTVQGCQVYLIRSCREIEGEWLDLLQELQQFPVVPIGLLPPLVQTREDKEDWSRIYQWLDKQENGTVVYIALGSELNLSQEDFTELALGLELSGLPFFWVLRTPSWSGDSDSVKLPDGFEERTKGRGLVWTTWAPQTKILAHDSIGGFLTHCGWSSLIEALQYGRPLIMLPFLYDQGLIARFWDKKIGIEVPRNEEDGSFTRKSLAESLNLVVVDEEGKAYRDGAKEHGEVFKDKDLHDRYMDKCVEYLENHVHMHEV; encoded by the coding sequence ATGAGCACCTCCACCACCATGAGCTCCACAACTGAGCCTAAGAAGCTTCACATAGCCGTGTTTCCATGGCTGGCCTTTGGTCACATAATTCCATTTTTTGAGGTTGCCAAGCACGTAGCTCGAAGAGGTCACAAAGTTTCCTTCATATCCACTCCACGAAACATCCAACGCCTCCCCAAAATCCCTCAACACTTAACCCCTTTGATCAATTTAGTGCAGATCCCGCTGCCACGTGTCGAAAATCTGCCGGAGAATGCAGAGGCCACTATGGACGTGCCATACCACATAATCCCATACCTCAAAATAGCTCATGATGGACTCGAACAAGGTATTTCCAATTTCCTACAAACTCACAAGCCGGATTGGATTATTCACGACTTTGCCCCTCACTGGCTACCACCTATAGCTTCTAGCCTAGGCATTTCACGAGCACATTTCAGTATTTTCAACGCATCCACTCTATGTTTTATTGGACCAACATCACCGGAGGGACTAGATCGCTATGGTGTTAGAACACTACCAGAGCACTTCACTGTCCCTCCCGAATGGATCCCTTTCCcttcaaatttggtttttaGGTCTTTTGAGGCCAAGAAACTGTTTGACGCTACGAAACAAAACGCTTCCGGTGTTTCGGATTTGTTTCGTGTGCAGTCGACGGTCCAAGGTTGTCAAGTCTATTTGATTCGAAGTTGTAGAGAGATTGAGGGTGAGTGGCTCGATTTGCTACAAGAGCTTCAACAATTTCCTGTGGTTCCAATAGGCTTATTGCCACCTTTGGTTCAAACTAGAGAAGACAAAGAAGATTGGTCTAGAATTTATCAGTGGTTGGACAAACAAGAGAATGGAACTGTAGTTTACATTGCCCTTGGAAGTGAGCTTAACTTAAGCCAAGAAGACTTCACCGAGTTGGCTCTTGGATTGGAGCTATCTGGGTTGCCCTTCTTTTGGGTCCTGAGGACACCTAGTTGGTCAGGAGACAGTGACTCGGTGAAGCTACCAGATGGGTTCGAGGAGCGAACCAAGGGTCGTGGACTGGTTTGGACAACTTGGGCACCTCAAACCAAGATATTGGCTCACGACTCAATTGGGGGGTTTTTGACTCATTGCGGTTGGAGTTCACTCATAGAGGCACTCCAATATGGACGTCCTCTTATCATGTTGCCCTTCTTGTATGACCAAGGGCTAATTGCTAGGTTTTGGGACAAGAAGATTGGAATTGAAGTTCCaagaaatgaagaagatggaTCCTTTACAAGGAAATCGTTGGCCGAGTCTCTGAATTTGGTTGTGGTGGATGAGGAAGGGAAGGCTTACAGAGATGGAGCCAAAGAACATGGTGAGGTATTCAAAGATAAGGATCTCCATGATAGATACATGGACAAATGTGTGGAGTATTTGGAAAACCATGTGCACATGCATGAGGTTTGA
- the LOC18773391 gene encoding putative UDP-rhamnose:rhamnosyltransferase 1 — protein sequence MSTSTTMSSTTEPKKLHIALFPWLAFGHIIPFFEVAKHVARRGHKVSFISTPRNIQRLPKIPQHLTSLINLVQIQLPRVKNLPENAEATMGVPYHIIPYLKMAHDELEQCISNFLQTHKPNWIIHDFAPYWLPPIASSLGISRAHFSVFNGSSLCFYGPQGLDCYGVRTLPEQFTVPVEWIPFPSNMVLKSFEAKNLFDSMKQNASSVSDWFRVKSTVQGCQVYFIRSCRETEGEWLDLLQELQQKPVVPTGLMPPVVQAREDKEDWSTIAQWLDKKKKATVVYIALGSELNLSQQDFTELALGLELSGLPFFWALRKPSWSGNGGSGKLPDGFKDL from the exons ATGAGCACATCCACCACCATGAGCTCCACAACTGAGCCTAAGAAGCTTCAT ATAGCCTTGTTTCCATGGCTGGCCTTTGGTCACATAATTCCATTTTTTGAGGTTGCCAAGCACGTGGCTCGAAGAGGTCACAAAGTTTCCTTCATATCCACCCCACGAAACATCCAACGCCTCCCCAAAATCCCTCAACACTTAACCTCTTTGATCAATTTAGTGCAGATCCagctgccacgtgtcaaaaatttGCCGGAGAATGCAGAGGCCACTATGGGCGTGCCATACCACATAATCCCATACCTCAAAATGGCTCATGATGAACTCGAACAATGTATTTCCAATTTCCTACAAACTCACAAGCCGAATTGGATTATTCACGACTTTGCCCCTTACTGGTTACCACCTATAGCTTCTAGCCTAGGCATTTCACGAGCACATTTCAGTGTTTTCAACGGGTCCTCCCTATGTTTCTATGGACCACAGGGACTAGATTGCTATGGTGTTAGAACACTACCAGAGCAATTTACTGTCCCTGTTGAATGGATTCCTTTTCCTTCAAATATGGTTTTAAAGTCTTTTGAGGCCAAGAACCTGTTTGACAGTATGAAACAAAACGCTTCCAGCGTTTCGGATTGGTTTCGCGTGAAGTCAACAGTCCAAGGTTGCCAAGTCTATTTTATTCGAAGTTGTAGAGAGACTGAGGGGGAGTGGCTCGATTTGCTACAAGAGCTTCAACAAAAACCAGTGGTTCCAACAGGCTTAATGCCACCTGTTGTGCAAGCTAGAGAAGACAAAGAAGATTGGTCTACAATTGCTCAGTGGCtggacaaaaagaagaaagcgaCAGTGGTGTACATTGCCCTTGGAAGTGAGCTTAATCTCAGCCAACAAGACTTCACAGAGTTGGCTCTTGGGTTAGAGCTATCTGGGTTGCCATTTTTTTGGGCCCTGAGAAAACCTAGTTGGTCAGGAAACGGTGGCTCAGGGAAGCTACCAGATGGGTTCAaggatctttga